In Struthio camelus isolate bStrCam1 chromosome 12, bStrCam1.hap1, whole genome shotgun sequence, the DNA window ACATCGGTGAGAGCTGGGTGGGATGCGGGACGCagggtgggaggagcaggagtGTTGGCTGGGGGCCTGGCTGATGCGCCGACAGGACCAGCACTGCCCCCGGTCCCTGGCACGAGCCTGCTCCGTGCAGCCAGGCAGGGTGCCAGGGCCTGACAGGTCTCTGTGTCTCCAGGTGTGACGCCCCGGTCGGGCTGGGCTGTTGACCCCTTCGGCCACAGCTCCACCATGCCCTACCTGCTGAAGCGCTCCAACCTGACTGGCATGCTCATCCAGCGGGTGCATTACGCCATCAAGAAGCACTTTGCCGCCACCCAGAACTTGGAGTTCATGTGGAGACAGACGTGGGGTGAGGGGCTGCTGGGGGTGCGACCGCAGGGAGGGGACCTGCCAGGGACCGGTGACAGCAGGGGAAAAGCTACCGACCTCTTTCCTGTGTGGCCAGAGAGCTGAGTGCCAGGAGGTGATGTCTCTGCTCTGGGAGATGACCCTGCAGTGTTTCTGCCCTGGGGAGAGCCCCAGGGTGTCTGCCCAACAGTGCCAGTGCCTGGCCCTGCCAGGGAGgctgtttctgtgctctctgagCTCCAAACAGGCGAGCGTGACTGCGCGCCAGGTCTGCTCTGCCCCAGCGGCCATCCCTGCTCTCGTGTGCCCTGTGCCCAATTCCTGCCAGGGGATAGGCAGGGGAGAACCGTCTTCGGTGCTCACCTGTCCTTGGTCCTGCAGACCCGGACTCCAGCACCGACATCTTCTGCCACATGATGCCCTTCTACAGCTACGACGTGCCCCACACCTGTGGGCCGGACCCCAAGATCTGCTGCCAGTTTGATTTCAAACGCCTGCCAGGTGGCCGGATCAACTGTCCATGGAAGGTGCCTCCCCGAGCCATCACTGATGCCAACGTGGCTGAGCGGTGAGtgcccccagggcagggggcaggtggCTCTGAGCCCCGCAGTGCTGCCTCCAGCCTCATGCCTGGAGCCCTGTTGCTCCTCATGGCAGGGCCCAACTCCTGCTGGACCAGTACCGCAAGAAGTCCAAGCTGTATCGCAGCAGAGTGCTGCTGGTGCCCCTGGGAGATGATTTCCGCTACGACAAGCCACAGGAATGGGATGCTCAGTTCCTCAACTACCAGCGCATCTTCGACTTCCTCAACTCCCGGCCCAACCTCCACGTCCAGGTAcgtgcagggagggcaggggcagccaggagggctggagggagcaggTCTTCACTTGCGGAGGAGTGCTGGGGAGCCCACACGGTGGGGAGGCTGTGTACGAGCCAAGGGAGGCTGGGCAGTCCCAGGAGGGGTGGTGGGAGCCGGCCTGGCCCAGGGAGGCACTGAGGCTCCCCGTAACGCTCAGGGCCGCGGGTGCTGTCCTGCAGGCGCAGTTTGGGACACTCTCTGACTACTTTGATGCCCTGTACAAGAAGGCGGGCATTGTGCCAGGGATGAAGCCACCCGGGTTCCCAGTGCTGAGTGGGGATTTCTTCTCCTACGCGGACCGCGAGGATCACTACTGGACAGGCTACTACACCTCCCGGCCCTTCTACAAAAGCCTGGACCGGGTGCTGGAGGCTCACCTCCGGTGAGGGACagcaggcctgggccctggggcagggatgtGCGTGGGGAGCACGGGTGAGTGCTGGCCAGGCAgcacccaggagccccagcaGTCCCCCTctggcctgagcccagccgcTACCACGCTGGGGATGGCTCTCTGGCTGCTTTGCAGCCATGAAGTGGTGCCAAACCCTTGCTGAGAGCCGAGGCAGAGCATGCAGCACGTCACCCCTCCGCAAGGCCGGGTGCTGGGTCCCTAGAGGCCAAGCGGGTCGGGCACCATTCGTGCTAGGCCAGCCTGCgccagctgctcctctcctgtGCCATCCCGGTGCTGCTCGATGCAGTGAGCCGAGTTCGAGGGTGCAAGTGGGCAGGCGCGCTCGATGACTCTGTCCCTGCGCAGGGGGGCCGAGATCCTGTACAGCCTGGCGCTCGCCCATGCCCGCCGTGCTGGCACGGACAGCAGGTACCCGCTCTCCGACTACGCCTTGCTGAGCAACGCCCGCCGCAACCTGGGGCTCTTCCAGCACCACGATGCCATCACCGGCACCGCCAAGGAGGCCGTGGTGGTTGACTATGGAGTGCGGTGCGTGCGGGTGGCCGGGGTCAGCCCCAAGGGCCCTGTctcagcggggctgggagcgctGTCGGGTGCAGGGGTCCTgcggggcccctctcccggggGCGTGGGTGCTGCGGGAGGGACACTGGGAGATGTCGGAGGGGATGGCCTGGGTGAcctgctctgccctgtgccccaggctgctccACTCCCTCATGAACCTCAAGCGCGTCATCATTAACGCCGCGCACTACCTGGTGCTGGGGGACAATGACGCCTACCACTACGACCCCGCTGCGCCCTTCCTCAGCACGGTGAGCAGCACCGCCCCGCGGCTGCCTGCGCCCTGGTGCCCCGTGGGTCCCAGCGCCCTGTCCCGTGCCACGATACCTGTCCCAGTACCCCAGGGagcacagccctgcctgcccccccaCTTTggtgctgggtggggggtctggGAGAAAGTGTCCCGGCccgtgcctgcctccctgggctgggctgggctgggctggcagggGGTGGCTGGCACACCCGGCTCTGACGCACTCCTCTCCCCAGGACGACACGCGCCTCAACCAGGACTCGCTCCCGGAGAGAACGGTCATCAAACTGGACACCTCACGCCGGTAGGGGATGCGGGGGCTGCTGCCGGGCTGGTCCCCCTGCCCAGCGGTGGGGCCCTGGGGGGTGGCGGTGGGGCAGTGAGAGGTGGTAGGTTGCACGAGGCGGGTTTCTAGGAGTCTGTGAAGCtgtgggtgggggtggggtggggtggggtgggggtacCCGGGGCCTGCGGGTGGGGTGGAGCATGGGGGAATGCTTGGGATGGCACGGGTGGCCGTCCCTGTATGTGGCCTCCTTGCAGATTCGTGGTGGTGTTCAACCCGCTGGAGCAGGAGCGTCTGAGCGTCGTGCCGATCCTGGTGAACTCCCCGCACGTGCGTGTGCTCTCTGAGGAggggcagcccctgcctgcccagCTCAGCGCGTACTGGGGCTCTGCCACTGACCTGGTGCCCGACGTCTACCAGGTACCGGAGCTGCGGTGCCCAGCTGCCGCCCCCTCCATCCTCAGCCTGCATCTTGGGAGCCCACGCATGCATGGCCTCCCTGTCCTCGCAGCCTGCTCACACTGAGCCACTGCAGCACCCTGTGAGCACCCATCTGTGGCAGCAAGTGTCCCTGGACTCGCCTGCGAGCGCCCACTGCTCACAGGCGCACAGCACCCCGTgcacaccctccctccccccagaagCGCTGTCACCGGGGTCTGTGATCTGCAGACGGCCAGCGGGTCCCCACCTGCCGGCTGTCCTCCCACAGTGGGCCTTGGTCAGGGTCCTTGCTGTCCGCAGGTGTCCGTCCTGGCCCGcctgcctgccctgggcctgCGCGTGCTGCAGCTGCACAAGACGTTCGACAGCCACGCCACGCTGAAGTCGTCTGTGCGCCTCTACCTGCACGGCCGGGACCTGCCTGTGCGCAAGCACGAGGCGTTTCCCGTGCACGTCTTCCCAGCCACCACCGATGACTTCTGCCTGGAGAACCAGCACCTGCAGGCCTGCTTCTCGGGGCTCTCCGGCCTGCTGCAGGTGAGTGCGGGGATCCGATGGGTGGCAAAGGCGAGGAAGGGAACACAGCACGGCATTGTGCAAGAGGCGCTCACTGCCACGCTGGCCCGCAGAGCATCCGCCGAGCTGGGGAGGAGCGGGAGCAGAGGGTGAGCAGCGAGTTTCTCATCTACGGCACCAGGGCCTCCAAGGACAAGAGCGGAGCCTATCTCTTCCTGCCTGACGGCGAAGCAAAGGTATGAGGGCCTCGTCCCAGAGCCCAGCTGGCAGCCGTGCCAGGGACCGTGTGACAGTCCTGGAGATGTCAGcctcagcacagccctcctcctttccccgcAGCCCTACGCCCCCAAGGACGCCCCAGTGGTGCGGGTGACGGAGGGACCCTTCTTCTCAGAGGTGGCTAGCTACTACCAGCACGTCCAGACTGTGGTGCGGCTTTACAACGTGGCAGGTGAGCAGGCGTGAGGCTGCGCGCTCCAGCACAGGCTGCGGGGCTGGTGGCAGTGTGTTCATGAGGGTGTTTGGGTCTGGAGACAGCGTATCTGTGAGGGTTTTCAGGTCTGGAGGCAGCACGTCCACGGAGGAGGACGTCCCCGGCCCAGGGAGCGCTGGACGATGCTGCCCATGGGGTCCAGCCCCTCGCTGTCTGCCTGCAGGGGTGGAGGGCCTGTCCCTGGACGTGTCTTGCCTGGTGGACATCCGTGACCATGTCAACAAGGAGCTGGCCCTGCGCTTCAGCACTGACATCGAGAGCGAGGACATCTTCTTCACAGACCTCAATGGCTTCCAGGTGTGCTGGCAGCctggaggagggagagcagctgcCCACGTCGGGGACCGCCACTCTGTCCCCAGCACTGGGCACTGCCGGAGCCGCTTCCAGCCCCGACTCCCTTCCCTCGGCAGATTCAGCCCCGCAGGTACCTGCGGAAGCTGCCGCTGCAGGCCAACTTCTACCCCATGCCAGCCATGGCCTACATCCAGGACACGCAGAGCCGCCTGACCCTGCACACAGCCCAGGCCCTGGGGGTGTCCAGCCTCGGCAGTGGTGAGCCAGCCTCATCCGGGGAGCGGGAGGGCTGTGCCCCGGGGCGTCTGTCCGCCAaacccggggctgcggggcggcacTCGGCTGGGGGACGCTGGGGAGGAGAGTGCTGCAGGCTGGGCACGGGGCGATCAGGTCCTGCCTGTCTCTGGCGCCGGGGGCTCCACGGCTGCCTCCAGTCCCGTGGGGGCTTTCGCTGCACAAGGCCTGAGGGGACAGCGGCAAatgggctgtgcagggcaggtaGCTTGTGTTAAAGCCCAGGGGCTCCGGGAATCGCTCTCGGCAGGCCAGCTGGAGGTCATCCTGGACCGGCGCCTCATGCAGGATGACAACCGGGGCCTGGGCCAGGGGCTGAAGGACAACAAGCGAACCTGCAACCGGTTCCGCCTCCTCCTGGAGCGCCGCAGCACTGCCAACAAGGTGCGCGGGCCGTGGTGCTGCGGGCACGGGAAGCTGGGCACAGCACCGCTCTCCCGGCGAGCCCAGCTGTGCTTCAGGATGGTGTGGGGGGGACGCGTCTGCAGGGAGCTACGAGTCCGTCTGGATGGGGGTCTCCTCTCCTGCTGTGGTGAGGCCCTGGCAGCCAACACGCTGGCACTGCTCCGTGCGGGGCTGCGCTTCACAGGGCTGGGGCCGCGCCTGGAGCgtggggtgtgtggggaggtgggACTGTGGAGTGGGGTCTGCCCCGCGGAGCGGGCCGTGGAGCCGCGCTGCCCTCGTAATCACCATGTCTTGTCCCGTCACCTCGTTGCTCTCGATGCATGCACCATTTCACCCATTCAGAGCTCCAGCTTCTTTTCCAAACTGGCCTCCGCGTTTAAAGCCTTGGGCTTCCCCGGCTTCAGGACTGGCAGCCCAGAGGTAACGGCCGGCCTGGCCACTGCTGTCTCTCCTCGTCTCGTGCGCTAGCTGCTGGTGACTAGTCTAGCAAGGGCCTGTAGCAGGCTCATAGTCTGACTGTAGACGAGCCCAGGGTCCCTGCAGGCTGCCTGGCACGGCAGCCCCCTTACTGTTTGGGCACTGGGGCGGGCAGGATCATGCCTAGGCCAGTGCATAGCTCTGGGTGCATGGGGATCCCTAtgctggctctgctggtgggCCCCCATCCTCCGAGTGCTGCTGGAGAGGGTGTAAGGTGTGGGAGCcctgcagcccctagccaggtgCTGCCCGGCCCTGCAGCTCCCCTCGTGTGCTCTTACCGCTTGCTCTCCGGCAGGTTCAGGACAGCCGCCCGATCAGCTTCCCCTCGCTGCTGAGCCACATCACCTCCATGCACCTGAATGCCGAGGTCTTGGTCATGCCGGTAGCCCAGGAGAAGCTGGCCCC includes these proteins:
- the MAN2A2 gene encoding alpha-mannosidase 2x isoform X4, which encodes MKLKKQVTVCGAAIFCVAVFSLYLMLDRVQHDPTRHQSGGNFPRSQISVLQNRIEQLEQLLEENHEIISHIKDSVLELTAHAEGQPALPYHTPNGSWVLPPESRPSFLSVSPQDCQFALGGKGQSPDLQMLAVYSLLPFDNQDGGVWKQGFDITYEPTEWDSEPLQVFVVPHSHNDPGWIKTFDKYYYDQTQHILNSMVLKMQEDPRRRFIWSEISFFSKWWDNISAQKRAAVRRLVGNGQLEMVTGGWVMPDEANSHYFAMIDQLIEGHQWLEKNIGVTPRSGWAVDPFGHSSTMPYLLKRSNLTGMLIQRVHYAIKKHFAATQNLEFMWRQTWDPDSSTDIFCHMMPFYSYDVPHTCGPDPKICCQFDFKRLPGGRINCPWKVPPRAITDANVAERAQLLLDQYRKKSKLYRSRVLLVPLGDDFRYDKPQEWDAQFLNYQRIFDFLNSRPNLHVQAQFGTLSDYFDALYKKAGIVPGMKPPGFPVLSGDFFSYADREDHYWTGYYTSRPFYKSLDRVLEAHLRGAEILYSLALAHARRAGTDSRYPLSDYALLSNARRNLGLFQHHDAITGTAKEAVVVDYGVRLLHSLMNLKRVIINAAHYLVLGDNDAYHYDPAAPFLSTDDTRLNQDSLPERTVIKLDTSRRFVVVFNPLEQERLSVVPILVNSPHVRVLSEEGQPLPAQLSAYWGSATDLVPDVYQVSVLARLPALGLRVLQLHKTFDSHATLKSSVRLYLHGRDLPVRKHEAFPVHVFPATTDDFCLENQHLQACFSGLSGLLQSIRRAGEEREQRVSSEFLIYGTRASKDKSGAYLFLPDGEAKPYAPKDAPVVRVTEGPFFSEVASYYQHVQTVVRLYNVAAPRCLPAGVEGLSLDVSCLVDIRDHVNKELALRFSTDIESEDIFFTDLNGFQIQPRRYLRKLPLQANFYPMPAMAYIQDTQSRLTLHTAQALGVSSLGSGQLEVILDRRLMQDDNRGLGQGLKDNKRTCNRFRLLLERRSTANKSSSFFSKLASAFKALGFPGFRTGSPEVQDSRPISFPSLLSHITSMHLNAEVLVMPVAQEKLAPPALRSFLPLSTTLPCEFHILNLRTLQAEQDDSLPSVEAALILHRKGFDCSLEAKNLGFNCTTSQGKLALGSLFQGLELSSLQPTSLTLMYPLGTAPNSTTVRLDPMEIATFRIRLG
- the MAN2A2 gene encoding alpha-mannosidase 2x isoform X9, which gives rise to MKLKKQVTVCGAAIFCVAVFSLYLMLDRVQHDPTRHQSGGNFPRSQISVLQNRIEQLEQLLEENHEIISHIKDSVLELTAHAEGQPALPYHTPNGSWVLPPESRPSFLSVSPQDCQFALGGKGQSPDLQMLAVYSLLPFDNQDGGVWKQGFDITYEPTEWDSEPLQVFVVPHSHNDPGWIKTFDKYYYDQTQHILNSMVLKMQEDPRRRFIWSEISFFSKWWDNISAQKRAAVRRLVGNGQLEMVTGGWVMPDEANSHYFAMIDQLIEGHQWLEKNIGVTPRSGWAVDPFGHSSTMPYLLKRSNLTGMLIQRVHYAIKKHFAATQNLEFMWRQTWDPDSSTDIFCHMMPFYSYDVPHTCGPDPKICCQFDFKRLPGGRINCPWKVPPRAITDANVAERAQLLLDQYRKKSKLYRSRVLLVPLGDDFRYDKPQEWDAQFLNYQRIFDFLNSRPNLHVQAQFGTLSDYFDALYKKAGIVPGMKPPGFPVLSGDFFSYADREDHYWTGYYTSRPFYKSLDRVLEAHLRGAEILYSLALAHARRAGTDSRYPLSDYALLSNARRNLGLFQHHDAITGTAKEAVVVDYGVRLLHSLMNLKRVIINAAHYLVLGDNDAYHYDPAAPFLSTDDTRLNQDSLPERTVIKLDTSRRFVVVFNPLEQERLSVVPILVNSPHVRVLSEEGQPLPAQLSAYWGSATDLVPDVYQVSVLARLPALGLRVLQLHKTFDSHATLKSSVRLYLHGRDLPVRKHEAFPVHVFPATTDDFCLENQHLQACFSGLSGLLQSIRRAGEEREQRVSSEFLIYGTRASKDKSGAYLFLPDGEAKPYAPKDAPVVRVTEGPFFSEVASYYQHVQTVVRLYNVAAPRCLPAGVEGLSLDVSCLVDIRDHVNKELALRFSTDIESEDIFFTDLNGFQIQPRRYLRKLPLQANFYPMPAMAYIQDTQSRLTLHTAQALGVSSLGSGQLEVILDRRLMQDDNRGLGQGLKDNKRTCNRFRLLLERRSTANKVQDSRPISFPSLLSHITSMHLNAEVLVMPVAQEKLAPPALRSFLPLSTTLPCEFHILNLRTLQAEQDDSLPSVEAALILHRKGFDCSLEAKNLGFNCTTSQGKLALGSLFQGLELSSLQPTSLTLMYPLGTAPNSTTVRLDPMEIATFRIRLG
- the MAN2A2 gene encoding alpha-mannosidase 2x isoform X3; its protein translation is MKLKKQVTVCGAAIFCVAVFSLYLMLDRVQHDPTRHQSGGNFPRSQISVLQNRIEQLEQLLEENHEIISHIKDSVLELTAHAEGQPALPYHTPNGSWVLPPESRPSFLSVSPQDCQFALGGKGQSPDLQMLAVYSLLPFDNQDGGVWKQGFDITYEPTEWDSEPLQVFVVPHSHNDPGWIKTFDKYYYDQTQHILNSMVLKMQEDPRRRFIWSEISFFSKWWDNISAQKRAAVRRLVGNGQLEMVTGGWVMPDEANSHYFAMIDQLIEGHQWLEKNIGVTPRSGWAVDPFGHSSTMPYLLKRSNLTGMLIQRVHYAIKKHFAATQNLEFMWRQTWDPDSSTDIFCHMMPFYSYDVPHTCGPDPKICCQFDFKRLPGGRINCPWKVPPRAITDANVAERAQLLLDQYRKKSKLYRSRVLLVPLGDDFRYDKPQEWDAQFLNYQRIFDFLNSRPNLHVQAQFGTLSDYFDALYKKAGIVPGMKPPGFPVLSGDFFSYADREDHYWTGYYTSRPFYKSLDRVLEAHLRGAEILYSLALAHARRAGTDSRYPLSDYALLSNARRNLGLFQHHDAITGTAKEAVVVDYGVRLLHSLMNLKRVIINAAHYLVLGDNDAYHYDPAAPFLSTDDTRLNQDSLPERTVIKLDTSRRFVVVFNPLEQERLSVVPILVNSPHVRVLSEEGQPLPAQLSAYWGSATDLVPDVYQVSVLARLPALGLRVLQLHKTFDSHATLKSSVRLYLHGRDLPVRKHEAFPVHVFPATTDDFCLENQHLQACFSGLSGLLQSIRRAGEEREQRVSSEFLIYGTRASKDKSGAYLFLPDGEAKPYAPKDAPVVRVTEGPFFSEVASYYQHVQTVVRLYNVAGVEGLSLDVSCLVDIRDHVNKELALRFSTDIESEDIFFTDLNGFQIQPRRYLRKLPLQANFYPMPAMAYIQDTQSRLTLHTAQALGVSSLGSAQGLRESLSAGQLEVILDRRLMQDDNRGLGQGLKDNKRTCNRFRLLLERRSTANKSSSFFSKLASAFKALGFPGFRTGSPEVQDSRPISFPSLLSHITSMHLNAEVLVMPVAQEKLAPPALRSFLPLSTTLPCEFHILNLRTLQAEQDDSLPSVEAALILHRKGFDCSLEAKNLGFNCTTSQGKLALGSLFQGLELSSLQPTSLTLMYPLGTAPNSTTVRLDPMEIATFRIRLG
- the MAN2A2 gene encoding alpha-mannosidase 2x isoform X7; translated protein: MKLKKQVTVCGAAIFCVAVFSLYLMLDRVQHDPTRHQSGGNFPRSQISVLQNRIEQLEQLLEENHEIISHIKDSVLELTAHAEGQPALPYHTPNGSWVLPPESRPSFLSVSPQDCQFALGGKGQSPDLQMLAVYSLLPFDNQDGGVWKQGFDITYEPTEWDSEPLQVFVVPHSHNDPGWIKTFDKYYYDQTQHILNSMVLKMQEDPRRRFIWSEISFFSKWWDNISAQKRAAVRRLVGNGQLEMVTGGWVMPDEANSHYFAMIDQLIEGHQWLEKNIGVTPRSGWAVDPFGHSSTMPYLLKRSNLTGMLIQRVHYAIKKHFAATQNLEFMWRQTWDPDSSTDIFCHMMPFYSYDVPHTCGPDPKICCQFDFKRLPGGRINCPWKVPPRAITDANVAERAQLLLDQYRKKSKLYRSRVLLVPLGDDFRYDKPQEWDAQFLNYQRIFDFLNSRPNLHVQAQFGTLSDYFDALYKKAGIVPGMKPPGFPVLSGDFFSYADREDHYWTGYYTSRPFYKSLDRVLEAHLRGAEILYSLALAHARRAGTDSRYPLSDYALLSNARRNLGLFQHHDAITGTAKEAVVVDYGVRLLHSLMNLKRVIINAAHYLVLGDNDAYHYDPAAPFLSTDDTRLNQDSLPERTVIKLDTSRRFVVVFNPLEQERLSVVPILVNSPHVRVLSEEGQPLPAQLSAYWGSATDLVPDVYQVSVLARLPALGLRVLQLHKTFDSHATLKSSVRLYLHGRDLPVRKHEAFPVHVFPATTDDFCLENQHLQACFSGLSGLLQSIRRAGEEREQRVSSEFLIYGTRASKDKSGAYLFLPDGEAKPYAPKDAPVVRVTEGPFFSEVASYYQHVQTVVRLYNVAAPRCLPAGVEGLSLDVSCLVDIRDHVNKELALRFSTDIESEDIFFTDLNGFQIQPRRYLRKLPLQANFYPMPAMAYIQDTQSRLTLHTAQALGVSSLGSAQGLRESLSAGQLEVILDRRLMQDDNRGLGQGLKDNKRTCNRFRLLLERRSTANKVQDSRPISFPSLLSHITSMHLNAEVLVMPVAQEKLAPPALRSFLPLSTTLPCEFHILNLRTLQAEDDSLPSVEAALILHRKGFDCSLEAKNLGFNCTTSQGKLALGSLFQGLELSSLQPTSLTLMYPLGTAPNSTTVRLDPMEIATFRIRLG
- the MAN2A2 gene encoding alpha-mannosidase 2x isoform X10: MKLKKQVTVCGAAIFCVAVFSLYLMLDRVQHDPTRHQSGGNFPRSQISVLQNRIEQLEQLLEENHEIISHIKDSVLELTAHAEGQPALPYHTPNGSWVLPPESRPSFLSVSPQDCQFALGGKGQSPDLQMLAVYSLLPFDNQDGGVWKQGFDITYEPTEWDSEPLQVFVVPHSHNDPGWIKTFDKYYYDQTQHILNSMVLKMQEDPRRRFIWSEISFFSKWWDNISAQKRAAVRRLVGNGQLEMVTGGWVMPDEANSHYFAMIDQLIEGHQWLEKNIGVTPRSGWAVDPFGHSSTMPYLLKRSNLTGMLIQRVHYAIKKHFAATQNLEFMWRQTWDPDSSTDIFCHMMPFYSYDVPHTCGPDPKICCQFDFKRLPGGRINCPWKVPPRAITDANVAERAQLLLDQYRKKSKLYRSRVLLVPLGDDFRYDKPQEWDAQFLNYQRIFDFLNSRPNLHVQAQFGTLSDYFDALYKKAGIVPGMKPPGFPVLSGDFFSYADREDHYWTGYYTSRPFYKSLDRVLEAHLRGAEILYSLALAHARRAGTDSRYPLSDYALLSNARRNLGLFQHHDAITGTAKEAVVVDYGVRLLHSLMNLKRVIINAAHYLVLGDNDAYHYDPAAPFLSTDDTRLNQDSLPERTVIKLDTSRRFVVVFNPLEQERLSVVPILVNSPHVRVLSEEGQPLPAQLSAYWGSATDLVPDVYQVSVLARLPALGLRVLQLHKTFDSHATLKSSVRLYLHGRDLPVRKHEAFPVHVFPATTDDFCLENQHLQACFSGLSGLLQSIRRAGEEREQRVSSEFLIYGTRASKDKSGAYLFLPDGEAKPYAPKDAPVVRVTEGPFFSEVASYYQHVQTVVRLYNVAAPRCLPAGVEGLSLDVSCLVDIRDHVNKELALRFSTDIESEDIFFTDLNGFQIQPRRYLRKLPLQANFYPMPAMAYIQDTQSRLTLHTAQALGVSSLGSGQLEVILDRRLMQDDNRGLGQGLKDNKRTCNRFRLLLERRSTANKVQDSRPISFPSLLSHITSMHLNAEVLVMPVAQEKLAPPALRSFLPLSTTLPCEFHILNLRTLQAEDDSLPSVEAALILHRKGFDCSLEAKNLGFNCTTSQGKLALGSLFQGLELSSLQPTSLTLMYPLGTAPNSTTVRLDPMEIATFRIRLG
- the MAN2A2 gene encoding alpha-mannosidase 2x isoform X11; translated protein: MKLKKQVTVCGAAIFCVAVFSLYLMLDRVQHDPTRHQSGGNFPRSQISVLQNRIEQLEQLLEENHEIISHIKDSVLELTAHAEGQPALPYHTPNGSWVLPPESRPSFLSVSPQDCQFALGGKGQSPDLQMLAVYSLLPFDNQDGGVWKQGFDITYEPTEWDSEPLQVFVVPHSHNDPGWIKTFDKYYYDQTQHILNSMVLKMQEDPRRRFIWSEISFFSKWWDNISAQKRAAVRRLVGNGQLEMVTGGWVMPDEANSHYFAMIDQLIEGHQWLEKNIGVTPRSGWAVDPFGHSSTMPYLLKRSNLTGMLIQRVHYAIKKHFAATQNLEFMWRQTWDPDSSTDIFCHMMPFYSYDVPHTCGPDPKICCQFDFKRLPGGRINCPWKVPPRAITDANVAERAQLLLDQYRKKSKLYRSRVLLVPLGDDFRYDKPQEWDAQFLNYQRIFDFLNSRPNLHVQAQFGTLSDYFDALYKKAGIVPGMKPPGFPVLSGDFFSYADREDHYWTGYYTSRPFYKSLDRVLEAHLRGAEILYSLALAHARRAGTDSRYPLSDYALLSNARRNLGLFQHHDAITGTAKEAVVVDYGVRLLHSLMNLKRVIINAAHYLVLGDNDAYHYDPAAPFLSTDDTRLNQDSLPERTVIKLDTSRRFVVVFNPLEQERLSVVPILVNSPHVRVLSEEGQPLPAQLSAYWGSATDLVPDVYQVSVLARLPALGLRVLQLHKTFDSHATLKSSVRLYLHGRDLPVRKHEAFPVHVFPATTDDFCLENQHLQACFSGLSGLLQSIRRAGEEREQRVSSEFLIYGTRASKDKSGAYLFLPDGEAKPYAPKDAPVVRVTEGPFFSEVASYYQHVQTVVRLYNVAGVEGLSLDVSCLVDIRDHVNKELALRFSTDIESEDIFFTDLNGFQIQPRRYLRKLPLQANFYPMPAMAYIQDTQSRLTLHTAQALGVSSLGSGQLEVILDRRLMQDDNRGLGQGLKDNKRTCNRFRLLLERRSTANKVQDSRPISFPSLLSHITSMHLNAEVLVMPVAQEKLAPPALRSFLPLSTTLPCEFHILNLRTLQAEQDDSLPSVEAALILHRKGFDCSLEAKNLGFNCTTSQGKLALGSLFQGLELSSLQPTSLTLMYPLGTAPNSTTVRLDPMEIATFRIRLG
- the MAN2A2 gene encoding alpha-mannosidase 2x isoform X12; its protein translation is MKLKKQVTVCGAAIFCVAVFSLYLMLDRVQHDPTRHQSGGNFPRSQISVLQNRIEQLEQLLEENHEIISHIKDSVLELTAHAEGQPALPYHTPNGSWVLPPESRPSFLSVSPQDCQFALGGKGQSPDLQMLAVYSLLPFDNQDGGVWKQGFDITYEPTEWDSEPLQVFVVPHSHNDPGWIKTFDKYYYDQTQHILNSMVLKMQEDPRRRFIWSEISFFSKWWDNISAQKRAAVRRLVGNGQLEMVTGGWVMPDEANSHYFAMIDQLIEGHQWLEKNIGVTPRSGWAVDPFGHSSTMPYLLKRSNLTGMLIQRVHYAIKKHFAATQNLEFMWRQTWDPDSSTDIFCHMMPFYSYDVPHTCGPDPKICCQFDFKRLPGGRINCPWKVPPRAITDANVAERAQLLLDQYRKKSKLYRSRVLLVPLGDDFRYDKPQEWDAQFLNYQRIFDFLNSRPNLHVQAQFGTLSDYFDALYKKAGIVPGMKPPGFPVLSGDFFSYADREDHYWTGYYTSRPFYKSLDRVLEAHLRGAEILYSLALAHARRAGTDSRYPLSDYALLSNARRNLGLFQHHDAITGTAKEAVVVDYGVRLLHSLMNLKRVIINAAHYLVLGDNDAYHYDPAAPFLSTDDTRLNQDSLPERTVIKLDTSRRFVVVFNPLEQERLSVVPILVNSPHVRVLSEEGQPLPAQLSAYWGSATDLVPDVYQVSVLARLPALGLRVLQLHKTFDSHATLKSSVRLYLHGRDLPVRKHEAFPVHVFPATTDDFCLENQHLQACFSGLSGLLQSIRRAGEEREQRVSSEFLIYGTRASKDKSGAYLFLPDGEAKPYAPKDAPVVRVTEGPFFSEVASYYQHVQTVVRLYNVAGVEGLSLDVSCLVDIRDHVNKELALRFSTDIESEDIFFTDLNGFQIQPRRYLRKLPLQANFYPMPAMAYIQDTQSRLTLHTAQALGVSSLGSGQLEVILDRRLMQDDNRGLGQGLKDNKRTCNRFRLLLERRSTANKVQDSRPISFPSLLSHITSMHLNAEVLVMPVAQEKLAPPALRSFLPLSTTLPCEFHILNLRTLQAEDDSLPSVEAALILHRKGFDCSLEAKNLGFNCTTSQGKLALGSLFQGLELSSLQPTSLTLMYPLGTAPNSTTVRLDPMEIATFRIRLG